A region of the Dreissena polymorpha isolate Duluth1 chromosome 6, UMN_Dpol_1.0, whole genome shotgun sequence genome:
ttcctccaatcttatgcaatataagcagtggtttattcaattcattatataaaatctcattcatcatgaacttgaattaacccttttaaaggaagcataattatttctttgagggtttgtggactcgtggtaatggtatcctgaagttacccttgtctctgtctctggtttgtcttgccgatctttcaaatatatggttactgtgcatgttttttgttgttttacgtagtacttattgtttaagtttaagattttattgtttcattatttgtcttatagctatacacatagggtagttttatagtgtcttgttgatctttctaatctagggttactgtgcatgtttttacgtagtacatATAGTATAacagagtagttttatagtataattgagtagttttgatcgatttcttttgaaacagtgttgcaaaatgtttttttcaaatattcttatgtaaagcgcctttgaacgtgcactcttgcatgaaaagggcgctatataaatccggtataataataataataataataataataattttactcGGCGGaggatataaattcaacaaatgtgcttgttgttttcaaaatgtttttaaaatgtgtcaCAAGTGTAATCGGGTTTCTCTTGTaacaatactttttatttgtttctATAGGCGAGCTGGTTGGTATTCAATACTTGTACGATCAGACTGGCCATGAACTTCCTGGATTGGATCAGACCAGAAACCAGCTAGAAAAGGATGAGGATGAGAATGTGGCAGATGACCTTGAAGATGAAGGGTTTGTTGAACAGCCGGGAATATCTCTGCCAGGGGAAAATGTCGAGTTTACTTTTGTGGCGGGTCATTACCGGAAATAGCCTCAACACCTCAGCAAAATAAAAGGCCAATCATCCACCACCCGAGTAATGCAGAATACCGCCAACTGGCAATGCAAACTGCTGAAGGTTATTTTCCCCTCAAATACATACACTTATTGTTTGTTTAAGTGCTTATACCAATCACAACACAACTTATGTAATCTAAAAAATTGTAGTGGTTACAGTCAGAAACTTTAGTTAACTTGTGTGTGTTTTGCTGAAATGGTTGGAAAGCTTTCAATGGAGCTTTTAAAATGACTGAAACCTGATATTTCTAATATTTGTGCTGTCTAATGAAGGTGTCatgtttatgcccccagatcaaatgatcgggggtatattgtttttggcctgtctgtctgtcattgtatgtgtatgtctgtcattgtatgtgtgccccaaaactttaaccttgctcatagcttttgcattattgaagatagcaacttgatatttggcatgcatgtgtatctcatggagctgcacattttgagtggtgaaaggtcaaggtcattctttaaggtcaaaggtcatccttcaaggtcaaatgtcagatatatggcttcaaagtggcgcagtagggggcattgtgtttctgacaaacacatttcttgttaataaCTGATTTCGTTGTTAAAATACTTCAAGGCATTATATACTTTTTAGCGATCATTGAAGCAGCTGTCTCCCTTGAGACTTTACTTTAACGTCTGGAGAAAATGGAAAAGAGCAAAGCAGTGATGTAAGTGTTTTAATATTGCCACCATAATCATAACCTGTCAAAGGTTGTGGGCTATTGTTTTGGTTTGGTCAATCTAACTGTCTAGTCATCTTTAAAACTTCgtatccaatctttaccaaacctTCTAAAAATGTTAATAGCTATAATAACTAAGCCACGTTAAATTACCAGCAAGATTGACATTGGCACTTAAGAGTTATTGCCCCTGACAGGAGCAGGTGTGAGACAGGTATTTTTCTCATTAACAACCTCTAGTTTTAGTTGATTTATGATAGCCTGTCACCTCTTGAAAGATCCTTAAGCATAATCTTCGTGTGtttcattgtttaaaatatttctgcTCCAAGTTGCCAAAACCTGTTAGCATGTCAGGTGTAGTCTTTGACATGATTTATTCAGATATCAAGGTATTTAAAAATATCTTTAGTTGGGGAAAGGAATCAGTAGCTAAGACAGCtttcaaaagacatttaaatGCTGTTTTCAAAGAGCTATCTATCTTCATGTGTTAAAGTTTCATGACTTCATGAATGTGGATGGTTTTATCCAGatactttaaacaaattatagTGTACAGTGAATTATTTATTGTACTCCTCCATCACAAATTTGCAAAATGACTGAAATACTGCTGTTGCACAGGTATTCaagaaattaaaaattattttttagatCCTTGGTCCAGACAACATCCCAGGGTATGATAAGGTACTTGAACTTGCTGAGTTCTTAGTTGAGTTGCGGCACAAGAGAGCCTTAAGTTCCAGCATGCTTCAACGACTTATCTACCTGTGGGAACACTTGTCAACTTTCGACAAGAAGCGGACGATATTCCCCAAACGCTTTACACAGAAGCCATGGTCAGGGAAGTTTGGTGGGAGAGGAAAGAAGGTTTTGCAAGGGGTAGAAAGTATAACAAAGTAAGCACAAAAGCATTATGATAAATCTATTAAAATGTTATGTTCAGCATCAATTGATTTGAAGGGAGGATATATTAGAATGAGGTTTATTAAAATAAGTTGCAttgcaaaattattattaaagcCATACCTCAAACATGACTTAAATAATCGAAATTTAAAGAATTAGCAAATGACAATTACAAAGAGGGCCCCAATGCCTTATGTGTCCTCCTCAGGTATGGGAGGTTGTGGGTTTGATCACTGGCATAGTCTTACCAAGACCATAAAACAATTGAAGTAATAGCTTCCATGCATCATGCTCTAGGATAATAGAATAGCATTATGACTGGATAGCCG
Encoded here:
- the LOC127835179 gene encoding uncharacterized protein LOC127835179 → MDGIFMWNSDRASEAITNQPETQVVPVTYSGPLKHHTNMLWQELCGRLLFPDFKPPGKYTGELVGIQYLYDQTGHELPGLDQTRNQLEKDEDENVADDLEDEGFVEQPGISLPGENVEFTFVAGHYRK
- the LOC127835178 gene encoding uncharacterized protein LOC127835178; this translates as MQNTANWQCKLLKILGPDNIPGYDKVLELAEFLVELRHKRALSSSMLQRLIYLWEHLSTFDKKRTIFPKRFTQKPWSGKFGGRGKKVLQGVESITKVRLGPNQGPGQWPNCNRYTEATCELLLKVYPWDQKLEGR